The following are encoded together in the Lathyrus oleraceus cultivar Zhongwan6 chromosome 3, CAAS_Psat_ZW6_1.0, whole genome shotgun sequence genome:
- the LOC127128544 gene encoding myb-related protein 306 gives MGRPPCCDKEGVKKGPWTPEEDIILVTYIQEHGPGNWRAVPTKTGLSRCSKSCRLRWTNYLRPGIKRGNFTEEEEKMIIHLQDLLGNRWAAIASYLPQRTDNDIKNYWNTHLKKKLKKLQTGNNSESNFGDDEFSPTERIPRGQWERRLQTDIQMAKKALTEALSPQKIASTNSNSVSSTKESAQSFCYASSADNIARLLKGWMKNPIKSSKSSTSAVTQNSFNNFVSVGNNDTASSSGTKGEVLSETFESLFGFESLDSSNSEFSHRSLSTDATVLQDESKPEVGSEIMPFSLLEKWLLDEASCPEKVVLGCGDDDAQVF, from the exons ATGGGAAGACCACCATGTTGTGACAAAGAAGGTGTTAAGAAAGGACCATGGACACCTGAAGAAGATATCATACTTGTTACTTATATACAAGAACATGGTCCTGGAAATTGGAGAGCTGTTCCTACTAAGACAG GGTTATCAAGATGCAGCAAGAGTTGTAGACTTAGATGGACAAATTACTTAAGGCCAGGAATCAAAAGGGGTAATTTCACCGAGGAAGAAGAGAAGATGATTATCCATCTTCAAGATCTTCTAGGAAATAG ATGGGCTGCAATAGCATCATACCTTCCACAAAGAACAGATAATGACATAAAAAATTATTGGAACACTCATTTGAAAAAGAAGCTCAAAAAATTGCAAACTGGAAATAATTCAGAAAGCAATTTTGGAGATGATGAGTTCTCACCAACAGAAAGAATTCCAAGAGGCCAATGGGAAAGAAGGCTTCAAACAGATATTCAAATGGCGAAAAAAGCACTTACAGAAGCACTTTCACCACAAAAAATAGCTTCTACTAATAGTAACTCAGTTTCTTCCACTAAAGAATCAGCTCAATCTTTTTGCTATGCTTCAAGTGCTGATAACATTGCTAGGTTACTCAAAGGTTGGATGAAAAATCCGATAAAGTCTTCGAAAAGTAGTACTTCGGCCGTGACGCAAAATTCCTTCAACAACTTTGTTTCTGTAGGGAATAATGATACTGCTTCTAGTAGTGGAACAAAGGGTGAAGTGTTGTCTGAGACATTTGAGTCTTTGTTTGGTTTCGAGTCTTTGGATTCGTCGAATTCTGAATTCTCTCATCGGTCGTTGTCGACGGACGCCACTGTTTTACAAGATGAAAGTAAGCCGGAGGTTGGTTCGGAAATAATGCCGTTTTCTTTGCTTGAGAAATGGCTTCTTGATGAAGCAAGTTGTCCGGAGAAAGTAGTATTAGGTTGTGGCGACGATGATGCGCAAGTTTTCTAA